The following nucleotide sequence is from Pseudomonadales bacterium.
GGTCTACACGGCCTTCAAGGCACTGCACTTGCCCAAGCCTATGCCGATGAAGTACAGCAGGCCATCGATTCTTTTGCTGCTGCAGGTATTCAGTTAGCCGGAATACTGGTCTGCCCCGAGTTTGCCAACGAAGGTTTATTGAATGTTCCACCCGGCTTTATGGAAATGGCGGTTGAGCGGGTACGTCGTGCTGGGGGCCTGTATATCGCAGACGAAGTGCAGGGTGGTTTTGCACGCACCGGCACTCATATGTGGAGCCATCAGTGGGATCAGGTGACACCAGATATCGTTACCCTGGGTAAACCCATGGGGAATGGCCACCCCATCTCAGGCGTCATTGCACGAGCCGAGTTGATCAATGAGTTTGGTCGCACCGCCATGTATTTCAACACCTTCGGCGGCAACCCGGTTTCCTGCGCTGTGGGCTTGGCGGTTCTGAATGAAATTGAGCACAACAATCTGTTGGAACAGGTAACGCAAGTGGGCTCTTACGTCGCCAGCGGCCTCCGCAAACTCCAGGAGAAATATGAGTTGATCGGGGAAGTACGGGATCGCGGCTTGTTTTTTGGTTTGGAACTCGTTACAGATCGCCAGACTAAGGAACCGGCAGGTACTGAAGCCAAACGGCTGGTCAACGCTATGCGCGACCGCGGTGTCCTAATCAGCAAAATTGGCCGTTTCGACAATATTTTGAAAATCCGCCCACCGCTGGTATTTAACCGTGAACATGGCGATTTTCTGCTCGCCACACTTGACGATGCTCTTGCGTCACTTTAATCCCGGGAAACTTTCGATGACCGATTTTTATACTCTCGATAACACCGAACAAAAAGTCCGACTGCACGGACTAGCATCCCAGGCGCTGGCGCACTGGGGCTTGGAACACAGCGAGCTGTCATTTATTAAATACCGTGAAAATGCGGTTTTTAAATTGGTTACCGCAACAGGCGAACGCTATGCCCTGAGAATTCATCGGGCAGGCTATCATACCGATGCCGAATTATATTCTGAGCTAGAATGGATGCAGACGCTCAATGAATACGGTATTGAAGTTCCCGCCATTGTGCCCACCCTGGACGGTAAATCTTTTGTTCTCGTCAAAACGGATACGATACCGGAACCGAGACAAATAGATCTGTTTGAGTGGATTGATGGCGAACCGATGGGCTCGGTCGAAAACGGACAGGATA
It contains:
- a CDS encoding aminotransferase class III-fold pyridoxal phosphate-dependent enzyme, whose amino-acid sequence is MNHEDLLARRYRLLGKHSPLFYDKPLHLVRGKGVWLFDANGKRYLDAYNNVPVVGHCNPQVLEALTRQASTLNIHTRYLHDNIVNYAERLTATFDDTLSMAMFACTGSEANEIALRMARHCTGGMGIIVTDFAYHGNTTAIAELGTGFMPEASNAKNVRAIPIPDSYRGLHGLQGTALAQAYADEVQQAIDSFAAAGIQLAGILVCPEFANEGLLNVPPGFMEMAVERVRRAGGLYIADEVQGGFARTGTHMWSHQWDQVTPDIVTLGKPMGNGHPISGVIARAELINEFGRTAMYFNTFGGNPVSCAVGLAVLNEIEHNNLLEQVTQVGSYVASGLRKLQEKYELIGEVRDRGLFFGLELVTDRQTKEPAGTEAKRLVNAMRDRGVLISKIGRFDNILKIRPPLVFNREHGDFLLATLDDALASL